The following are encoded in a window of Carassius auratus strain Wakin unplaced genomic scaffold, ASM336829v1 scaf_tig00006772, whole genome shotgun sequence genomic DNA:
- the LOC113071294 gene encoding C-type lectin domain family 17, member A-like encodes MLLPIAGSGGVMISRAAGVCLGLMCVLLMTAVIVLCVTFTQERQERLDLQKKFADGWKCHQSSIYYFSSEMKNWDESRRYCTEREADLIIINNREEQDFVKNIFGSDDFWIGLTDIEVEGRWKWADGSTLTFKFWASGEPNDYQGNEDCAMTRSSGWFDTQCDRSLKWICEKRI; translated from the exons GAAGTGGTGGTGTGATGATCTCCAGAGCAGCTGGTGTGTGTTTGGGGCTGATGTGTGTTCTTCTGATGACTGCAGTCATAGTGTTGTGTGTCACCTTCACTCAAGAGAGACAAGAGAGACTTGATCTTCAGAAGAAGTTTGCGG ATGGTTGGAAGTGTCATCAATCCAGTATTTACTACTTTTCCTCTGAGATGAAGAACTGGGATGAGAGCAGAAGATACTGTACAGAGAGAGaagcagatctgatcatcatcaacaacagagaggaacaa GATTTTGTGAAGAATATTTTTGGTTCTGATGATTTCTGGATTGGTTTGACTGATATTGAAGTGGAGGGCAGATGGAAATGGGCTGATGGCAGCACACTGACCTTTAA GTTCTGGGCGTCTGGAGAGCCAAACGACTATCAGGGAAACGAAGACTGTGCTATGACTCGTTCATCAGGATGGTTTGATACTCAATGTGATCGTAGTCTTAAATGGATCTGTGAGAAGAGAATATAG